ACCTCACCAAACGTGGCATTCAACTCTCCAATACTCcagatgctgttgctaATGCCACTGCCGATACCGCCGTatatcttatcttatcggCTTTGCGTAACTTTAGTCGTTTAAGTGAAGAGTTGAGAAAAGGAAACTGGCTTGGTACTGTGCCACTGGCCCGTGAACCCAAAGATAAAGTCTTAGGAATCCTCGGTATGGGAAGTATTGGCCATCTCGTTCATGAGAAGGTGATTCCTCTTGGATTTTCAAAAGTCATCTACTATAACAGACATCAACTGCCCaaggaaaaggaaaagGGTGCTGAATATGTTACCTTTGATGAGCTTCTTGCACAATCTGATGTCCTCTTCGTTAGCGTTCCTCTTAATGCTGGAACCAGACATATTATTAACGCTGAGGCACTAGCTAAGGCTAAGGATGGCGTTGTAGTTGTGAACACAGCTCGTGGTGCTGTTATTGACGAAGAGGCTTTGGTTCAGGCTCTCGAATCTGGTAAAGTTTCCAATGTTGGTCTTGATGTTTTCGAATTTGAGCCTAAAATTCATCCTGGCTTGCTAGCTAATCCTAATGCCGTTCTGCTTCCTCACGTTGGCACTCATACTGTTGAGTCGCGCACTGAAATGGAGCTTACTGTTATTCGTAACATTCGTTCCGCATTGACTACTGGTAAAGTGATTGATGTTGTCCCAgagcaacaaaaaaagtaaataaatagactagaatttttttttttttgctatGCGTCAGATCGCGTGAGCCATCGCGTATTGATGTGTAATCAATTCGGTGTCAATCTGTCAAGCAATATCTCTTGGTGCCGTTTGCTCCTCTTTGGTGAATGAGAAATACTAGGAATTACATGGCAACAACTGATGCAATTTAGGACATGACCaaacaatatattttacTAACTATTATTTGCTTTAAACTTTTCAATATATGCACGAAGTTGAGTTGAAAAGTTATCATCTGGCCGCGTTGTTAGATCAGCAATCGTCTCAAGTTCCTTGGTAACAACAACGAAACCCTCTTTGACGTCAGTGATGCTATTATCAGAAAACCCAAAAACAAGATCGTCAGTGGCTTCTGAAATGGATTTAATGCAAGTATTAATTTTGATAATTTTCGTTGACTCTGTGTTTTCCAGTCTTTTACACAGTGTTTTACACAAGACTTCTGTTACAGTAGGCAATCGAATAAACATGTCTTTCCATTTGATACCAACTTGTCTCAGTTCCTTAGAGAGTGGTTTAGATGGTGCACTGAAGTTGAATTCTTCAAAGTCGtcaacttcttctgaaTCAGATACAGCGGACGGCGGTTTATCTACATCGTCATCGTTGTTTTCGTCATCACTATCTTCACGTTCTTCTTCCATTAGCTCTTTGAATTCTTCCACAGCATCTCTAATGATTCCCGAGTAAGCTGTGATCTTTCCTTGTAGTACTGCCACTGGTCCATTATCTATCAATGCTTGCAATTTCTTACAACTTTCCCAAACTTCACCCACCGATACTAATGTTCTTGCATTGCTGTCAGCAGATGCCGGGCGAAGATTTTGCAGTAACAACCGTTCTCTGACGACAGCttctttcaattcttcTAAAAAGGAGTTCTCCGCTAGAAAGAGCATATCTATATGGTCCTTAACTTCAGGTTTCATTAGCCCTGTTttgtcatcttcgtctATTGCATTATAAGCCGCTACAAGCAGTCTCGGTAGTTTCCCAGCCTCCTCTAAGCATTTTAACGCAGCTTCCCCTGAGATGGGTGGTTTGAATGCCAGAGCTAGCTTTGTTGTATGTGCTTGCCAGAGAGAACTGATATCTTTGATGGCATTGAGACTATTTTCGACTTTATGAGTGACTGCATGATCTAAGTTGCCTCCTTCATGATCCAATATCTTAAGAAGATTGGCAATTTCAGCGAGCAGAGTAGAATGAATATCTTTGGATGAGGCCATCTTGATTTCCCTGTCAATTCTATCAATTCTGGCACCGATTGTGATTTGAttctaaataatatatttgagCCGCATTTGATTAATTATCGCCGCATACGGGCAAGGGTCTAAAATCTGCAGCTTCGCAGTATAAATTGTTCCACTTGAAATTTCtgatttctctttttttcttcttttttttctttgataCGAATGTCTCCTATTCACTGCACCATTTAGGACCAATGAATGAGTGGAGGGGAAAAGGAGCCTAGACGAAGTTCAACAGCCAACCTCA
This is a stretch of genomic DNA from Sugiyamaella lignohabitans strain CBS 10342 chromosome C, complete sequence. It encodes these proteins:
- the GOR1 gene encoding Gor1p (Glyoxylate reductase; null mutation results in increased biomass after diauxic shift; the authentic, non-tagged protein is detected in highly purified mitochondria in high-throughput studies; protein abundance increases in response to DNA replication stress; GO_component: GO:0005737 - cytoplasm [Evidence IEA,IEA]; GO_component: GO:0005737 - cytoplasm [Evidence IDA] [PMID 14562095]; GO_component: GO:0005739 - mitochondrion [Evidence IEA,IEA]; GO_component: GO:0005739 - mitochondrion [Evidence IDA] [PMID 14576278]; GO_component: GO:0005739 - mitochondrion [Evidence IDA] [PMID 16823961]; GO_component: GO:0005634 - nucleus [Evidence IEA,IEA]; GO_component: GO:0005634 - nucleus [Evidence IDA] [PMID 14562095]; GO_function: GO:0051287 - NAD binding [Evidence IEA]; GO_function: GO:0048037 - cofactor binding [Evidence IEA]; GO_function: GO:0047964 - glyoxylate reductase activity [Evidence IEA]; GO_function: GO:0047964 - glyoxylate reductase activity [Evidence IMP] [PMID 17173333]; GO_function: GO:0016491 - oxidoreductase activity [Evidence IEA]; GO_function: GO:0016616 - oxidoreductase activity, acting on the CH-OH group of donors, NAD or NADP as acceptor [Evidence IEA]; GO_function: GO:0016616 - oxidoreductase activity, acting on the CH-OH group of donors, NAD or NADP as acceptor [Evidence ISS] [PMID 9341119]; GO_process: GO:0009436 - glyoxylate catabolic process [Evidence IMP] [PMID 17173333]; GO_process: GO:0008152 - metabolic process [Evidence IEA]; GO_process: GO:0008152 - metabolic process [Evidence ISS] [PMID 9341119]; GO_process: GO:0055114 - oxidation-reduction process [Evidence IEA,IEA]), producing the protein MTAIKNQILLLGSVSLAKKEYQELSELAELISYTSSSREEFIADLKTKYKEITAIYSTFAGEKAVGGIDEEIVSHFPPSLKYICHNGAGYDLVQVEYLTKRGIQLSNTPDAVANATADTAVYLILSALRNFSRLSEELRKGNWLGTVPLAREPKDKVLGILGMGSIGHLVHEKVIPLGFSKVIYYNRHQLPKEKEKGAEYVTFDELLAQSDVLFVSVPLNAGTRHIINAEALAKAKDGVVVVNTARGAVIDEEALVQALESGKVSNVGLDVFEFEPKIHPGLLANPNAVLLPHVGTHTVESRTEMELTVIRNIRSALTTGKVIDVVPEQQKK